The Acinetobacter sp. WCHA45 DNA window CGAACACGATATTGCCGATGAAGAAGCACTATATATCGTACCTGACAATGATCCCACTACAGCCAATACATGGATTGTGCAGGCACTTACACCAATTGAACATTTCAACACTATTTTAGATGCTGATTTTTCTGATGATGAAGTTGAAACTATGGGCGGTTTGCTGCTGCAAGAGATTGGTTTAGTGAGCGATTTACAAGGTCAAACCATTGAGCTTGGAGATTGGCAATTTACCATTATTGAAGCAGATGCACGCACTATTCATCTGATTCGAGCTGTACGTCAATGAGAGCCTATTTTGAAAAGCTGTTAAAAACTTCTCAACCGCAAAAACAGTTACCCTTTATTTTCCCTCTTTTGATTGCACTCATTTCAGGTGCAATCTTTAATTTAGCTTTAGCACCTTATTATTTTTGGTGGCTGGCGATTCTATCACCAGCTCTATTATATGCTGTATTACGTCAGCGTAACCCACGCCAAGCTTTTGCGCTAGGTTGGGCCTATGGTTTTGGTTTATGGTTTGTCGGCGCGTTCTGGCTCTTCACCTCTATCCATACTTATGGTGATACCAATGCATTTTTAAGCATTTTGATGATTGCCTTTATGGCCGCAGCCATGGGTTTATTTACAGCTTTTCAAACATGGCTGTACCGTCGCTTTTTTCCAGAAACACCACTCACCTTTGCACCACTCTGGGTGCTATTTGAGTGGGCAAAAACTTGGGTATTCACAGGTTTTCCGTGGTTGTTTGCAGGCTATGCCTTCACTGAACGCTTACTCGATGGCTATGCTCCTTTATTTGGTGTCTATGCCGTTTCTTTCGTTGTGATTGTCTTGGCTTGTGCCTTGGTCGAAATTTTAAATCGTCGTTGGTTCTGGGCTATTCCTTCTGCACTACTGATAGCGGGTGCATGGGGTGCTGGATTCATCCAGTTTGTTCAGCCAAAAGCTGCCAAGCCACTGAGTGTGTCTCTGATTCAGGGCAATATTCCTCAAGACCTGAAATGGCTGACTGAGTATCAAATTAAAACCTTAGAAATTTATGCCACTTTAACCCGTGCGGAATGGGGTCGTGATCTTATCGTTTGGCCTGAATCATCAATTCCCTTATTTCAAACGGATATTCCAGACTTTTTAAAAGCAATGGATATTCAAGCAAAAAAAGCAGATAGCGCTTGGGTGACTGGCATCCCTTACTGGGATCTGCCAAAGTCTCAACAAGTGGGTGAACCCTTATATTACAATAGTATTATGGCGTCAGGCAGTGACTCGCATGGCTTGTATAAAAAACAACGTCTTGTTCCATTTGGCGAATATATTCCTCTTTCAGGAATGCTGAAATGGGTTTTACCTGCGATGCAAAATGATATCAGTATGAGTGGTTTTTCACGTGGAGAAGCCAACCAAGAGCCCCTAACCATCAAAGGACATGCGCTTGCTGCTGCCATTTGTTATGAAGTAGCTTATCCTAATCTGACCCGTCGTAATGCGATGAATAGTGACTTTTTAATTACTGTTTCAAATGATGCTTGGTTTACAGGTACAGCAGGTCCTTGGCAACATTTACAAATGGTACAAATGCGCGCCAAAGAAAATGGTCGCTGGTTTATTCGTGCTACCAATACAGGCGTGACTGCGTTTATTGACCACAATGGCCATATCGTGAAACAAGCACCTCTGGATGAAGAGTTCGTATTACGTGGTGATTTACCTGCAATGCAAGGGCAAACGTTATATAATCGTTTGAGTGATTATCCAATCTTGATTTTCTCACTATTATTGTTAGTGATGGGATGGATTTATCGCCCACGTAAAGTCGATGTTTCCTTTAAGTCACGGCGGTAAGATGAAAAGAGCGTTTGAATCAACGCTCTTTTTTTATAACGGGATTGATCTGTGAGTTACAAGGCCAATGGCAATTGCACGGATAAATATGCAACCAGACTCGATAAAAACAACATCGGAATATAGCGGTAAGCCTTAAACAACAATTGCTCATATCTGGAAATCATCTCCTGATTATCCCATACGGTTGTTTTTAAGGCACTTAGAAAACACAGTACAAACCATGCACTCAACATGTTTAATGCAAAAAAACCAATCATGATCTGGCTGCTACCTTCTGTAGCATGCCATAAACTTAAAGCCCCTTCTGTAATCGGCAATAACATTAAAATCAGTAAGACAGATTTAAGCATTGCCCAATGAAACTGATTCAGTTCATCCAACATAAAAAATGCTTTCATTTGCTCACTCCATGCCTGATTTAAATGGTCTGAATTTATTATGCAAAGCTTTGATTTAAAGGAAAAGTCTATTTACCTACATAATTCATTGTTTCTTGTAACCATTAAGTATGGGAATAATTCTTATTATAAATCTCACATAGTTAATATTTTATTTTTACATATTTTTCAAAAACTTAAACAAAAATTATTAATCAATAAACATTATCACTTCACTCTTGATTTATTTAATCAAAAAATGAAGTGATATTTTATTCAAGCATTATGGCTGATAATAAATATCGGCATCATTACCCTCGCCGCCTTCTTTACCATCCGCACCAAACGAATATAAATCAAACGCGCGACCTTCACGGCCAGGAATCACATATTGAACATCATTTTCCCAACTGTCTTTTGGATAACCACCTTTAACATAACCACCTGGCAACCAGTTTTTAGCAGCCGCAGGTTTGTTGACCAAAGCATCTAAACCACCATCTTGCATCGATGGATAACGACCATTATCAAGCTTATATTGATCCAAAGCACCAGCAACACCTTTGAGTGTAATATTAGTGGTATCAACTTTGGCTTTTTCTCCACGTCCCATCACATTGGGTACAATCAGCGCAGCCAAAACACCTAGAATTACAATAACAACCATCACCTCAATAAGGGTAAATCCTGAGGCACGATTCATTCGAGCAACGCTCGACCCTGCCGCAAGGCGAGAAGCTGTGCTTCGAGTGGCTGGATTAAGATTATACTCGGACTCTGAGTTGCAAGATTCCGCGAGGGTAGAAGTATTCAAGCTACGTCCAACATTGTGTTTATCTATTAAATTATTCATATTCATCTCTTACATCTTACTCATCAGATCATATTGTTCATATTAATAATTGGCAACATTACTGCAATCACAATCACCAATACAATTGCCGCCATAAAAATCAGCATCAAGGGTTCAAGCAAGGCCAGTAATGTAGAAATAAAGGTCGTCACCTCACGATCCTGCATAGTAGATGCACGGTCCAACATGCGATCAAGTTCACCTGACGTTTCACCACTTCGAATCATTTGTACCATCATGGGTGGAAAATAACCGCAACGCTCTAATTGTGTTGCTAAATTACCACCTTCTGTTACACGCTCCATCGCCACTTCAATCGCATCGCGAATCACCCAGTTATTGCTGACTTCCGCGCCAATGCGTAACGCTTCAACCAAAGGTACACCTGAACGGGTCAAAATCGACAGCGTACTAGCAAAACGTGCTGCATTGATACCACGCGAGAGTTTACCAAATATTGGCAATCTGAGTGTTAATCGGTCAAATGTATAATGCCCTGCAGTCGTTCTGAGGAAACGAGTAAACAGAATCATGGCAATAAAAGCGAGAATCAGCATAGCAATCCAAGTATGCCGAATAAAAGCACTGGCTTTCATCAAGGCAACCGTGATCCATGGCAAGGCTTCTTTACTTTGCTCAAAAGTCTTGACGATTTCAGGCACGACATAGGTCATTAGACCCATCACAATTCCGAAAGACATCAACATCAGTACAATCGGATAAATCATCGCGCCCTGAATTTTCTTTTGCATAGCAAAACGATTTTCGGTGTAATCCGAAAGCTGATCTAAAATCAGATCAAGATGGCCTGAACGCTCACCTGCCGCAACCGTTGCAATATACAGTTCAGGGAATCGCCCCGACTGCTGCATACTTTTCGCCAGTGAATGTCCTTCCAAAACCTTGGATCGTACGGCAATTAATAGGTTTTGCACATGTGATTTTTCACTTTGTTTACTCACTGCACGCAGTGCTTCTTCAAGTGGAATTCCTGCAGCGACCAAGACTGAAAGCTGACGGGTCATCAACGCCAGATCATAGGCACTAAAGCTTTTTTTAAACCATGAGCGTTGTTGCTGTTTGTCTTTTTGCTCAACGGCATCGACCGCAATGGGTGTCCATGCTTTATCGCGTAACTGTTGACGAATTTGGCGTGCAGAATCCCCTTCCAGCACACCTTTATGTTGCTTTCCAGAGGCATCAAGCGCAGTAAATTGATAAGCAGGCATGGTTCTGTTCTAATTGTCCCAAAATAGTTGTTGTTACAGTTGCATCCGTGTTTGAAATGAAACCTGAGAGTTTCACAAGAAATTCATCGACATAACACTTCGCACTTTAGCATAATTCCATGACATGCAGTCATGCCATTTTACCCATGAATGAAGCCTATATGCCTACCGAAAATTCTAACGCGATTCTGTACCGTATTCGAGTTGCAATACCCGTTTATGTTTACGACACGTTTGACTACACGGTCAGCGCTGAACAATACGCACAAGCTCAAATCGGTGCACGTGTCGCGATTTCTTTTGGACGGCAAAATCTCGTGGGAATCATTACGGAGAAAGTTGATCCAAACGAAGCATTTACAGGGCAATTCAAACTTAAACCCATCACAGAATTACTCGATCAGGAATCGATTTTAGACCAACAAGTTTTAACTTTGTTGACATGGTCAGCCCAATATTACCAATTCCCGATTGGTGAAGTGATGCAAAGTGCCCTGCCTACTTTATTAAGACAAGGTCGCGCCTTAGACATTCTGTTTCATTTATGGAAAATCATCCCTCACAATGACCCGAATGCCTTATTAAAACGCTCTCAAAAACAGTATGATGCCTATCAGGTGTTAAAACTTCATCCACATGGAGCTACCGAGAATATACTTAACCTGAGTGGTGTAGAAACCTCAACTTTAAAGGCATTAGAAAAAAAGGGCTTGGTTGAATGCTGCCTAGAACCGCATGATTTCACCCCTACACCTGTACAATTGGCTCAAGTGCCTTTAACACCGAACGAAGATCAAAAGAAAGCCATTCAACAGATCCTCAAAGCACAACATCACTATCAGGCATTTTTACTCGATGGTTTGACTGGCAGTGGTAAAACTGAAGTTTATTTGCAAGTCATGCATGAGGTGTTAAAACAAGGCAAACAAGTATTGGTACTGGTGCCTGAAATTGGCCTAACCCCGCAAACGGTCGCTCGTTTTAAGTCACGGTTTCATTGCGATGTGGCTTTACTGCACTCAGGTTTAAATGACTCAAAACGTTTACAGGCATGGCAACATGCACAAACGGGCAAAGCTTCCATTATTATTGGCACACGTTCAGCAATCTATACCCCACTGCCGCATTTGGGCTTAATCATTCTAGATGAGGAACATGATCTTTCCTTTAAGCAGCAAGAAGGTTTCCGCTATCATACCCGTGATGTCGCGTTGTATCGTGGCCATTTGCAAAACTGCCCTGTCATTCTCGGTTCAGCCACCCCAAGTATTGACAGTTATCACTTGGTGGAATCGGGCAAGTTACATTTGCTTGAGTTGAATCAGCGTGCGGGCATCGCTGTACTGCCGAAAATGTATGTGGTGGATTTAAAAGTCGCAAAAAAGAAGCATGGTCTCAGCCAAACCTTGATCGAACAGATTAAGCATACTTTAGAGCGTAAAGAGCAGGTGCTGATCTTTTTAAATCGACGTGGTTATGCGCCGATCCTGATGTGTGAAAGCTGTGGTTGGCAAGCCAACTGTCCACATTGTGATGCGCATTTTACTTTGCATTCACAGCCCTACCATCATTTGCATTGTCATCATTGCGGCACCATCAATCGTCTGCCTGATCATTGTCCTGCATGTCAGAAACAAAGCTTAAAAACGATTGGGGCAGGAACAGCAAAACTTGAAGAACATGTACAGGAGCTTTTTCCACATCATGAAGTGATTCGGGTCGATCGTGACAGCACCAGTCGAGTCGGTAGCTGGCAAAAAATCTATGATCGCATTCAGCAAAATAAACCGAGCATTTTGTTGGGCACTCAAATGCTGGCCAAAGGCCATCATTTTCCGCATGTTACCCTTGTTGCGATTTTAGATATTGATGCAGGACTGCTCAGTGTTGACCCACGTGCACCTGAACGAACTGCACAGCTGATTGTGCAAGTCGCTGGCCGTGCTGGTCGTGGTGAGCATAAAGGCAGTGTTTATTTGCAAAGTTTGCGTCCAGATCATCCGATGCTGACCACATTGATTGAACATGATTATCGTACTGTCGCCAAACAAATGCTGGCTGATCGCAAAATTGCCCTGCTACCACCTTATCGTTATGCAGTATTGGTTCGGGTTGAATCTAAAGACAGAGATTATAGCCAACAATTCTTGGCAGATATTGCACAACAATTACGTACAATGGCTGGAGATTTAGTTGATATTTGGGGGCCCATTCCCGCACCGATGGAACGTAAAGCTGGTCGTTATCGGGCGCATATGGTGATTTTATCCACTGATCGCGCCAAACTGCACTTTTATTTACGTCAATGGTGGCAACAAGTGGTACATTTACCGCGTCAGCATCTGCTCAGACTCTCGATTGACGTTGATCCACAAGAGTTTAGTTAAATCAGTGGTTTATTAAATTTTGTGATATTAAAAATCATTTCCAAAAAATAAAGAAATCAAACTATTCGTAATAAACATTAACTTTATAAATGAAAATGATTATAATTAGCATTTCTGCAAGATCATTATTTCACCATGCGATTCCATACATCCTCCCTCGCTTTTTCTATACTTGCTGTCATGGCAACCAATACCTTTGCACAATCTGAACAACAGGAAGATACCGCATCTTCTACCTCAACACAGGTCTTGCCGAAGATTAAAGTTCAGGCAGAAAAACAAGAAAAAAATAGCTATGCAGCAAAGACTGCCACAGCTGTGCTCAGATCAAATGCCCCTTTATTTGAAACAGCCCAATCAATTAGTGTGGTAACCAATCAGCAAATCGAGCAGAAACAAGCAAAAACCGTTTCCGAAGCTTTAGAAGGCGTGGCTGGTGTTAGTTCTGGACAATATGGTCGTCGTGGTTGGGATGATTTTATTATTCGTGGACAAATTTCAAGCTCACAAACCTATATTGATGGTTTACGAGTACAGACATCAGACAATGTACTAAGAGCAGAAGATATTTCAGGCTTAGAATCGATCGAGGTCGTCAAAGGTCCTACTTCTGTTGGCTTCGGTTTTGCTTTACCTGGTGGTTTAGTCAACCTAACCACAAAGCGCCCACAGGCAGAAACCGCTTATCGGGGAACTTTAAGCTATGGTAGCTACAATCTCAGAGAAGGCACTTTTGATATTAACTATGCACCGAATAACACAGAGAAAGGTGCTTTCCGTCTCGTTGGTCGAGTCTCTGATCAAGATGATCCAACCGATTATGTGTATTTCAAAAACTATTACATTGCGCCGTCTTATAACTTTGATTTAGGTGAAAAGGACGATTTATCTGTTATTGCCAGTTATCAGCACCGTGAATATGTTCGCCAACAGGGCATTCCACATGGCAATAGTTCAACCTATAAGAGTTATTCACACAATCTTTTCTTTGGTGAACCAGATCACGGCTATAACGTTGATGTCTATCGTGCTGGAGCAAACTATGCACATTATTTTGATAATGGTTGGACCTATAAACAAAACTTTGCTGTCACCAAAACAGATACTCAAGGTGATGCCGTTTTAGCTACGAGCAATACCACATTGCCAACCATTAAACGTGCAGTTAACAATCAAGATAAGCAAGATATCAACTATGCGTTGGATAGTAATTTGCAGCGCAACTTTAATTTTGGACGAGTCAATTATGATGTCATGGTTGGCTTGGATATGATGAAAGAGCGTAGTGATTATTACCGCCGAACAGATACTATTAATTCATTCAATGCGGATAATCCAAGTTATGGTATTACCAGCGTAAAACTGGGTACACCAACTCAAGAGCTGACTTATAGTCAATATGCAGGTTTATATCTTCGCAATACGATTAAGATTGATGACAACTGGATTATTGGCTTATCTGGACGCCATGACTGGACTCAAGTTGAAATTGACAACATCTTA harbors:
- a CDS encoding primosomal protein N'; its protein translation is MNEAYMPTENSNAILYRIRVAIPVYVYDTFDYTVSAEQYAQAQIGARVAISFGRQNLVGIITEKVDPNEAFTGQFKLKPITELLDQESILDQQVLTLLTWSAQYYQFPIGEVMQSALPTLLRQGRALDILFHLWKIIPHNDPNALLKRSQKQYDAYQVLKLHPHGATENILNLSGVETSTLKALEKKGLVECCLEPHDFTPTPVQLAQVPLTPNEDQKKAIQQILKAQHHYQAFLLDGLTGSGKTEVYLQVMHEVLKQGKQVLVLVPEIGLTPQTVARFKSRFHCDVALLHSGLNDSKRLQAWQHAQTGKASIIIGTRSAIYTPLPHLGLIILDEEHDLSFKQQEGFRYHTRDVALYRGHLQNCPVILGSATPSIDSYHLVESGKLHLLELNQRAGIAVLPKMYVVDLKVAKKKHGLSQTLIEQIKHTLERKEQVLIFLNRRGYAPILMCESCGWQANCPHCDAHFTLHSQPYHHLHCHHCGTINRLPDHCPACQKQSLKTIGAGTAKLEEHVQELFPHHEVIRVDRDSTSRVGSWQKIYDRIQQNKPSILLGTQMLAKGHHFPHVTLVAILDIDAGLLSVDPRAPERTAQLIVQVAGRAGRGEHKGSVYLQSLRPDHPMLTTLIEHDYRTVAKQMLADRKIALLPPYRYAVLVRVESKDRDYSQQFLADIAQQLRTMAGDLVDIWGPIPAPMERKAGRYRAHMVILSTDRAKLHFYLRQWWQQVVHLPRQHLLRLSIDVDPQEFS
- the lnt gene encoding apolipoprotein N-acyltransferase, which translates into the protein MRAYFEKLLKTSQPQKQLPFIFPLLIALISGAIFNLALAPYYFWWLAILSPALLYAVLRQRNPRQAFALGWAYGFGLWFVGAFWLFTSIHTYGDTNAFLSILMIAFMAAAMGLFTAFQTWLYRRFFPETPLTFAPLWVLFEWAKTWVFTGFPWLFAGYAFTERLLDGYAPLFGVYAVSFVVIVLACALVEILNRRWFWAIPSALLIAGAWGAGFIQFVQPKAAKPLSVSLIQGNIPQDLKWLTEYQIKTLEIYATLTRAEWGRDLIVWPESSIPLFQTDIPDFLKAMDIQAKKADSAWVTGIPYWDLPKSQQVGEPLYYNSIMASGSDSHGLYKKQRLVPFGEYIPLSGMLKWVLPAMQNDISMSGFSRGEANQEPLTIKGHALAAAICYEVAYPNLTRRNAMNSDFLITVSNDAWFTGTAGPWQHLQMVQMRAKENGRWFIRATNTGVTAFIDHNGHIVKQAPLDEEFVLRGDLPAMQGQTLYNRLSDYPILIFSLLLLVMGWIYRPRKVDVSFKSRR
- a CDS encoding TonB-dependent siderophore receptor; the encoded protein is MRFHTSSLAFSILAVMATNTFAQSEQQEDTASSTSTQVLPKIKVQAEKQEKNSYAAKTATAVLRSNAPLFETAQSISVVTNQQIEQKQAKTVSEALEGVAGVSSGQYGRRGWDDFIIRGQISSSQTYIDGLRVQTSDNVLRAEDISGLESIEVVKGPTSVGFGFALPGGLVNLTTKRPQAETAYRGTLSYGSYNLREGTFDINYAPNNTEKGAFRLVGRVSDQDDPTDYVYFKNYYIAPSYNFDLGEKDDLSVIASYQHREYVRQQGIPHGNSSTYKSYSHNLFFGEPDHGYNVDVYRAGANYAHYFDNGWTYKQNFAVTKTDTQGDAVLATSNTTLPTIKRAVNNQDKQDINYALDSNLQRNFNFGRVNYDVMVGLDMMKERSDYYRRTDTINSFNADNPSYGITSVKLGTPTQELTYSQYAGLYLRNTIKIDDNWIIGLSGRHDWTQVEIDNILKNTTTQNSDQAFTGSASVMYRINDMFAPYISYATSFMPVTDTGANGELLDPEEGKQAEIGIKLQALNQRLQGYVAYYDLTRKNVTESDASGDYSIQTGEQKTKGFEAEMAASLTDQWNASATYSYIPTAKVMESVTESEIGKRANHVPKNAGTLSTQYYFSPDKLGWNIGAGIRYQGLRTAQRGTAYIELPGYTVFDVNAGYEAKHWGAGLTIKNFFDREYLAGTTPNAQLVNWGDPRMIRLNVKFKY
- the gspG gene encoding type II secretion system major pseudopilin GspG — its product is MNNLIDKHNVGRSLNTSTLAESCNSESEYNLNPATRSTASRLAAGSSVARMNRASGFTLIEVMVVIVILGVLAALIVPNVMGRGEKAKVDTTNITLKGVAGALDQYKLDNGRYPSMQDGGLDALVNKPAAAKNWLPGGYVKGGYPKDSWENDVQYVIPGREGRAFDLYSFGADGKEGGEGNDADIYYQP
- the gspF gene encoding type II secretion system inner membrane protein GspF, whose translation is MPAYQFTALDASGKQHKGVLEGDSARQIRQQLRDKAWTPIAVDAVEQKDKQQQRSWFKKSFSAYDLALMTRQLSVLVAAGIPLEEALRAVSKQSEKSHVQNLLIAVRSKVLEGHSLAKSMQQSGRFPELYIATVAAGERSGHLDLILDQLSDYTENRFAMQKKIQGAMIYPIVLMLMSFGIVMGLMTYVVPEIVKTFEQSKEALPWITVALMKASAFIRHTWIAMLILAFIAMILFTRFLRTTAGHYTFDRLTLRLPIFGKLSRGINAARFASTLSILTRSGVPLVEALRIGAEVSNNWVIRDAIEVAMERVTEGGNLATQLERCGYFPPMMVQMIRSGETSGELDRMLDRASTMQDREVTTFISTLLALLEPLMLIFMAAIVLVIVIAVMLPIINMNNMI